GGGCAAGTTTGTGCTGGGTCCGGACGTCGTGCAGTTGGAAGCCACGATGCAGCGGCTGACCGGCGCGAAGCACGCCGTCGCCTGCGCTTCGGGCAGTGATGCACTGCTGCTCGCGCTGATGGCCTATGATATCGGCCCGGGCGACGAAGTGATCTGCCCGAGCTATACGTTCTTCGCCACGGCTTCGGCGGTTACGCGCTTGGGCGCGACGCCGGTGTTCGTGGATATTGAGCCGGATACGTGCAACCTCGACGTGTCGCAAGTCTCGCGGCGCGTTACGTCGATGACCCGCGCGATCATCCCCGTTCACCTCTACGGCCAATGTGCCGACATGCAACCGATCGTCGACATGGCCCGGCTGCACGGCTTGGCCGTGATCGAAGACGCCTGCCAAGCGA
The DNA window shown above is from Candidatus Hydrogenedentota bacterium and carries:
- a CDS encoding DegT/DnrJ/EryC1/StrS family aminotransferase — protein: GKFVLGPDVVQLEATMQRLTGAKHAVACASGSDALLLALMAYDIGPGDEVICPSYTFFATASAVTRLGATPVFVDIEPDTCNLDVSQVSRRVTSMTRAIIPVHLYGQCADMQPIVDMARLHGLAVIEDACQAIGAGYRGKQAGAIGDIGCFSYYPTKNLGAYGDAGMLTTNDDKLADKLRLLRGHGM